In Felis catus isolate Fca126 chromosome E1, F.catus_Fca126_mat1.0, whole genome shotgun sequence, the following proteins share a genomic window:
- the IFI35 gene encoding interferon-induced 35 kDa protein isoform X2, producing MSVTRDAALHALREEQARLKRRLQQLQQRRREFGDFPHHDQVPFPVPLVPLVFRGHTQQGTEGSKPLVSKLRICYPLPGGSALVTFDDPKVAERVLQQKEHKIDIDECRLRVQVQSLELPVVTTIQVSTQISRRSVLVSGFPAGLRLSEEELLDKLEIFFGKSRNGGGDVESRKLLQSGVVLSFTKDAVAQHLCQAGQFTVPLGTKSFPLRISPFLSGEIQKAEET from the exons GCTCTCCATGCCCTTCGGGAGGAGCAGGCCAGACTAAAGAGGAGGctgcagcagctgcagcagcgGAGGAGGGAATTTGGGGACTTCCCTCACCACGACCAG gtcCCATTCCCGGTGCCCTTGGTCCCCCTGGTGTTCCGAGGACACACTCAGCAGGGCACAGAAGGGTCCAAGCCTTTGGTTTCCAAACTACGGATCTGCTACCCTCTGCCTGGAGGCTCTGCTCTGGTCACCTTCGACGATCCCAAGG TGGCCGAGAGGGTGCTGCAACAAAAGGAGCATAAGATCGACATCGATGAGTGCCGGCTGCGGGTGCAAGTCCAGTCCTTGGAGCTGCCCGTGGTGACCACCATCCAG GTGTCCACACAGATAAGCAGGAGGAGTGTGCTGGTCAGTGGGTTTCCTGCAGGGCTCAGGCTGAGTGAGGAGGAGCTGCTGGACAAGCTGGAGATCTTCTTTGGCAAGTCCAGGAATGGGGGTGGCGATGTGGAGAGTCGGAAGCTGCTGCAAAGTGGTGTTGTGCTGAGTTTCACTAAGGATGCAG tGGCCCAGCACCTGTGCCAGGCTGGCCAGTTTACAGTGCCACTGGGCACGAAAAGCTTCCCTTTGAGAATCTCTCCCTTCCTAAGTGGGGAGATCCAGAAGGCTGAG GAAACTTGA
- the IFI35 gene encoding interferon-induced 35 kDa protein isoform X1, with protein MSVTRDAALHALREEQARLKRRLQQLQQRRREFGDFPHHDQVPFPVPLVPLVFRGHTQQGTEGSKPLVSKLRICYPLPGGSALVTFDDPKVAERVLQQKEHKIDIDECRLRVQVQSLELPVVTTIQVSTQISRRSVLVSGFPAGLRLSEEELLDKLEIFFGKSRNGGGDVESRKLLQSGVVLSFTKDAVAQHLCQAGQFTVPLGTKSFPLRISPFLSGEIQKAEIVFRPVPQSVLVLNIPDVLDGPELQDILEIHFQKPSRGGGEVEALTVVPPGQRGLAVFTTTSG; from the exons GCTCTCCATGCCCTTCGGGAGGAGCAGGCCAGACTAAAGAGGAGGctgcagcagctgcagcagcgGAGGAGGGAATTTGGGGACTTCCCTCACCACGACCAG gtcCCATTCCCGGTGCCCTTGGTCCCCCTGGTGTTCCGAGGACACACTCAGCAGGGCACAGAAGGGTCCAAGCCTTTGGTTTCCAAACTACGGATCTGCTACCCTCTGCCTGGAGGCTCTGCTCTGGTCACCTTCGACGATCCCAAGG TGGCCGAGAGGGTGCTGCAACAAAAGGAGCATAAGATCGACATCGATGAGTGCCGGCTGCGGGTGCAAGTCCAGTCCTTGGAGCTGCCCGTGGTGACCACCATCCAG GTGTCCACACAGATAAGCAGGAGGAGTGTGCTGGTCAGTGGGTTTCCTGCAGGGCTCAGGCTGAGTGAGGAGGAGCTGCTGGACAAGCTGGAGATCTTCTTTGGCAAGTCCAGGAATGGGGGTGGCGATGTGGAGAGTCGGAAGCTGCTGCAAAGTGGTGTTGTGCTGAGTTTCACTAAGGATGCAG tGGCCCAGCACCTGTGCCAGGCTGGCCAGTTTACAGTGCCACTGGGCACGAAAAGCTTCCCTTTGAGAATCTCTCCCTTCCTAAGTGGGGAGATCCAGAAGGCTGAG ATCGTGTTCCGGCCAGTGCCCCAGTCAGTGCTGGTGCTCAACATTCCTGACGTCCTGGATGGCCCGGAGCTTCAGGACATCCTGGAGATCCACTTCCAGAAGCCCTCCcgtggaggtggggaggtggaggcCCTAACAGTTGTGCCCCCAGGACAGCGGGGCCTGGCGGTCTTCACCACCACGTCAGGCTAA
- the VAT1 gene encoding synaptic vesicle membrane protein VAT-1 homolog: protein MSAEREVAEAATVVAAAEAGAGEDASSQPPKAEAAGDAQAPAASEGAAAASPPQLRCLVLTGFGGYDKVKLQSRPAVPPAPGPGQVTLRVRACGLNFADLMARQGLYDRLPPLPLTPGMEGAGVVVAVGEGVNDRKVGDRVMVLIRSGMWQEEVTVPSAQTFQMPEAMTFEEAAALLVNYITAYMVLFDFGNLRPGHSVLVHMAAGGVGMAAVQLCRTVENVTVFGTASASKHEVLKENGVTHPIDYHTTDYVDEIKKVSPKGVDIVMDPLGGSDTAKGYNLLKPMGKVVIYGMANLLTGPKRNLMALARTWWNQFSVTALQLLPTNRAVCGFHLGYLEGEVELVSGVVARLLALYNQGRIKPHIDSVWPFEKVADAMRQMQEKKNVGKVLLVPGPEKEN from the exons ATGTCCGCGGAGAGAGAGGTAGCCGAGGCGGCCACCGTGGTGGCGGCGGCCGAAGCAGGGGCCGGAGAAGACGCCTCTTCTCAGCCCCCGAAAGCTGAGGCAGCTGGCGACGCCCAGGCACCCGCGGCTTCCGAGGGGGCCGCCGCCGCGTCGCCGCCGCAGCTCCGCTGCCTGGTGCTCACGGGTTTCGGCGGCTACGACAAGGTGAAGCTGCAGAGCCGGCCGGCCGTGCCtccggcccccggccccggccagGTGACGCTGCGCGTCCGGGCTTGCGGGCTCAACTTTGCCGACCTTATGGCCCGGCAGGGGCTGTACGACAGGCTGCCGCCGCTGCCCCTCACTCCGGGCATGGAGGGCGCCGGCGTCGTGGTCGCAGTGGGCGAGGGAGTCAACGACCGCAAG GTGGGGGACCGGGTGATGGTGTTGATCCGGTCAGGCATGTGGCAGGAGGAGGTGACTGTGCCCTCAGCCCAGACCTTCCAGATGCCTGAGGCCATGACCTTTGAGGAAGCCGCTGCCTTGCTGGTCAATTACATCACAGCCTACATGGTCCTCTTTGACTTCGGCAACCTACGGCCTGGCCACAGCGTCTTGGTACACATGGCTGCAG GGGGTGTGGGTATGGCCGCCGTGCAGCTGTGTCGCACAGTGGAGAACGTGACGGTGTTCGGAACGGCTTCGGCCAGCAAGCACGAGGTGCTGAAGGAGAACGGGGTCACACACCCCATCGACTACCATACGACTGACTATGTGGATGAGATCAAGAAGGTCTCCCCCAAAG GAGTGGATATCGTCATGGACCCTCTGGGTGGGTCAGATACTGCCAAGGGCTACAACCTTCTCAAACCCATGGGCAAAGTGGTCATCTATG GAATGGCCAACCTGCTGACGGGCCCCAAGCGGAACCTGATGGCCCTGGCGCGCACATGGTGGAACCAGTTCAGTGTGACTGCGCTGCAGCTGCTGCCGACCAACCGCGCCGTGTGTGGCTTCCACTTGGGCTACCTGGAGGGTGAGGTGGAGCTAGTCAGTGGTGTGGTGGCCCGCCTCCTGGCTCTGTACAACCAGGGCCGCATCAAACCCCACATTGACTCCGTGTGGCCCTTTGAGAAG GTGGCGGATGCCATGAGGCAGATGCAGGAGAAGAAGAATGTGGGCAAAGTCCTCCTGGTGCCTGGACCAGAGAAGGAGAACTAG
- the RND2 gene encoding rho-related GTP-binding protein RhoN: protein MEGQSGRCKIVVVGDAECGKTALLQVFAKDAYPGSYVPTVFENYTASFEIDKRRIELNMWDTSGSSYYDNVRPLAYPDSDAVLICFDISRPETLDSVLKKWQGETQEFCPNAKVVLVGCKLDMRTDLATLRELSKQRLIPVTHEQGTVLAKQVGAVSYVECSSRSSERSVRDVFHVATVASLGRGHRQLRRTDSRRGLQRSAQLAGRPDRGTGTESEIHKDRAKSCNLM from the exons ATGGAGGGGCAGAGCGGCCGCTGCAAGATCGTGGTGGTGGGGGACGCGGAGTGCGGCAAGACGGCGCTGCTGCAGGTGTTCGCCAAGGACGCCTACCCCGGG AGTTATGTCCCCACCGTGTTTGAGAACTACACCGCGAGCTTTGAGATCGACAAGCGCCGCATTGAGCTCAACATGTGGGACACTTCAG GTTCTTCTTACTATGATAACGTCCGGCCTCTGGCCTATCCTGATTCAGATGCTGTGCTCATCTGCTTCGACATTAGCCGACCAGAAACATTGGACAGTGTCCTCAAGAAG tGGCAAGGGGAGACTCAGGAGTTTTGTCCCAATGCCAAGGTTGTGCTGGTTGGCTGTAAACTGGACATGCGCACGGACCTGGCCACACTGAGGGAGCTGTCCAAGCAGAGGCTTATCCCCGTTACACATGAACAG GGCACCGTGTTGGCCAAGCAGGTAGGGGCTGTGTCCTATGTGGAGTGCTCCTCCCGGTCCTCTGAGCGCAGCGTCAGGGACGTCTTCCACGTGGCCACAGTGGCCTCCCTTGGCCGTGGCCATAGGCAGCTTCGTCGTACTGACTCACGCCGTGGACTGCAGAGATCCGCTCAGCTGGCAGGCCGGCCGGACCGGGGGACCGGGACCGAGAGCGAGATACACAAGGATAGAGCGAAGAGCTGCAATCTCATGtga